Below is a genomic region from Isosphaeraceae bacterium EP7.
CCGATGGGTATGTGGGGCTGGTTGCCCTGGAAGACGGCCGGCTCGACCTGGCCGCCGCGATGCGGCCCGAGGCCGTCCGGGATGCCGGCGGGATCGGTCGGCTGGCGGCCGAGATCCTGGCGACGGCCGGCCTGCCGCCGGTCCCCGGGGTGGAATCGCTCGCCTGGAAGGGGACGCCCGCGCTGACCCGGACGGCGCATAAGTTGGCCGAAGGGGGCGTCTTCCGGGTGGGGGACGCCGCCGGCTACGTCGAGCCATTCACCGGCGAGGGCATGGCCTGGGCGCTGGCTGGGGCCCTGAAATTGGCCGAGATCCTGGCCTGCGGAGACCCCTCGACGGCCGAGCGGGCCTGGGCTGAAGCCCACCGCCGCGAGGTGGGACGGCGGCAGGTTGTCTGCCGGGCGGCGAGGCTGGTCTTGCGCACACCCTGGATGATGCGGGGTCTGTTGCCTATCCTGAGAGGATGGCCGACCCTGGCAAGGCCGGTGATCCGGGCGATGCACCACGCCTGACCCCCTCGACGGGCCCCCCTCAAGCCACGAGCGAAGAGGCGGATCGGGCCGATCCCGGCCCTCGTTCGCCCCAATCCGAATTTGCAGAACCGAAGGATCAGATGATGAAAGCCGCGTTGCTCGGCGTGGGGACGGCAGTCCCTGCGCTTCGGATCAGCCGCTCGGAATCGGTCGATGCCGCCGGAACCCTCTGTGCGGAGACCGACGATCACGCCGGGCTGCTGGAGAGCCTGTATCGGCAGGCGGGCGTCCAGTCGCGACACATCGTGTTCAGCCGAGAGGAGTTCCGTCGCGTCGTCTATGACGAGGGGGACTTCCAGTCGGCCTTCAGCTCCAAGGGGAAGGGCGACCTCGGGCCGTCGACCTCCGAGCGGATGACCCGGTACGAGCGCGAGTCGGTGCCGCTGGCGCTGGAGGCCAGCCGGGCGGCGGTCGCGGAGGCGGGCATTGATGTCGGCTCGATCACGCACGTGGTGACGGTCTCGTGCACCGGGATGTCGGCGCCCGGGATGGACATCGCCCTGATCAAGGGGCTGGGGTTGCAGGCGACCGTCGAGCGGACGCACGTCGGGTTCATGGGGTGCCATGGGGCTTTGAATGGATTGCGGGTGGCCCGGGGCCTGATCGCGGCCGAGCCGAACGCACGGGTCCTGCTTTGCGCCGTCGAGCTTTGCAGCCTGCACTATTCGTATGGCTGGAACCCCAAGAAGGTCGTGGGCAACGCCCTCTTCGCCGACGGTGCCGCGGCCCTGGTGCTTGGGGCCGAATCGGAGAAGCGTGGCGACGGCTGGCGGCTGGCGGCGAACGGTGCCTGCCTGTTCCCGGACTCAGAGAAGGCGATGGCCTGGAATGTCCGCGACCACGGCTTCGACATGATCCTGTCCTCCCGTGTACCCGGCCTGATCGCCGAGCACCTGCGGCCCTGGCTGGTCCGCTGGCTGGCCGGGCATGGCCTGCGCATCGAGGACGTCGCGAGCTGGGCGGTCCACCCCGGCGGCCCTCGGGTCCTGACGTGTGTGGAAGAGGCCCTGGGGCTCCCCGAGGGGGCGACGGAGGTCTCGCGGTCGATCCTGGAGTCGCACGGGAACATGTCGTCGACGACCGTGATCTTCATCATCCAGGAGTTGATGCGTCGGGGTGCGGGCTTACCCTGCGTCTCGCTCGGGTTCGGGCCCGGGCTGGCGGCCGAGGCGGCCCTTTTCGCCTGACCGGAGCAGGCCGGAGGATTCCTTCGGCGGGTTGTCGCGTGACCTCGTCCCCCGACCGATCCGCTCGAAGGGATCCGATCCTCGTGCCCCGAAGGAAGGCGACCGGCGATCGCTAAGATTTGCCGACCCCGCACGTTATCCTGGTAGGCATCCCTTCAGCCGACCTTGGAACGTGAGGTATTGTCATGGCGACTCAGTGGGCGCGTTACCTGGCCGCGTGCGTCGTGACGATCCTGGGCGGTTGCTCGGAGGTCCAGTACGAATCTTCCTCGGCGAAGATCGCTTTCTCGCCCAGGTCGCCTGCGCCTGTTCAGGCAGAGCGGGCGGCCACGCCGGCAGCGGACGCGACGACCGCTTCTCCGATGACGCCGGGCGGGGAGGTTCCGCCCGCGATGCCCCGCAAGATCATCTACAACGGATATATCGATCTCGTCGTCGACGACCTCGGCGGCGTCGAGTCCAAACTGATGGCGCTGCTCAAGGGGAGGAACGGCTACGTCTCGGAGACCAATGTCTCCGGTTCGCCCGGTTCGCAACGCTCCGGCGCGTGGAAGGTCCGCGTGCCGGCCGAGCACTTCACCGAGCTGATGGCCACCATCGCCGGGCTGGGAGAACTGCGGTCGACCCGCACCGACTCGCAGGACGTGAGCGAGGAGTTCTACGACATCGAGGCCCGGATCGCGGTCAAGAAGCAGGAGGAGAAGCGGCTCCTGAAGATTCTCGACGAGGCGGCCGGGAAGCTGAAAGACATCCTGGAGGTCGAGAAGGAATTGAGCCGGGTCCGCTCCGAGATCGAGCAGATGGAGGGGAGGCTCCGCTGGCTCTCCCACAACTCCTCCCTGAGCACGATCAGCCTGACCGTCACCGAGATCAAGGACTATGAGCCGCCGGTGGCGCCGACCTATGCCCAGCAGGTGACGCGGCGTTTTCAGGCTTCGATGACGAGCGTCGGCGAGTTCCTCTTGCAAGCCTCGCTATTCGTCGTGGGAATCGTCCCCTGGCTGGTCGTGATCATCCCCGCCGGTGTTCTCGCCTTGCTCGCCTTCCGGCGGTTCAGGGCACGCGTGGCCCTCAGGGCGCCTCATCCCCTTCAGTCGTAGAAGGGACGGGCCGGAGAAGCCTGAACGAAGGGAAACGGGGTAAGGGCGACGCAGTTGGCCCGAAACCGGGCCAGACGGCCGGCCATCCGAGCAATTCCCGCAGGGTGGGCACCGCCCACCGAGGGGGCCAGGGGATTGCCCGCTCCCCTGCCCTTGGATCACCGTCTTGTCAAAGAACCCCACATCCCGCGAAGGCCCGCCAGCCTCAGCAGGAGGCCAGCGACGCCGCGGCCACCCTGCGACGCTCATTCGACTGCCGCAACTTGCGTGAATTGCGAGACTTGGGTTTCAAATCGGTGGTCGCGGCGACCAGCCCGCCCGGGGCCACCATCGGGCCCAAATCGGTCCCGCCTTGCATCCCGCTCGGGGCCGTCATCGCCGCGGCGAATTTGCCCCGATCGGCCAGGTTTGGCCCCTCGCGTTGGGTTCGTTCGGCGCGGGCCTCGGGCTGGCTGGCCGGGTCGGCCGGCTCCTGGGTCTGGCCGCTTGCGCGGGCCTTCCCCTTGCTCAGCAGGTCCATCGCCCACCGCATCCGCCGCAGGCTGGCCGTCTCGTAGCGACGGATCAGGGTCAGCGTCGGGTCGGCCACCACGTCCAGGCCCTGCATCGCCGCCTCGCGCATCTCGGCCTCGATCGCGTCGAGGGCCTGCTCCTTCCGATCCATCAGCCGGCCGAGCTGGTTCTCGACCAGCTCGAACCGGAACGCGAGCCCGTCCGGCCCGTCGGCGTCGTCCAGCGGGCTGGGCAGCTCGCGCAGGTCGGGATCAATCCCCAGCATGTCCAGGGCGAGTGATTGCTGGGCCTCGGTCCACCCGCCGTTGCAGTCCAGGGCATACCCCAGCATCTTCCAGCGGTCGATCAGCCAGTCGCACCCCGGCGCCGACGACGCCAGCTCCATCGCCGTCTCGGCCGGCCGCGCGGCCAGCGTACGCGCCTCGCGTGCGATCGAGGCCTTGCGCTCATCCTCCCAGCAATGTTCGGCCCGACGGGCCTTGAAGTCGCGGGCCAGCCGCTCCTCGGCCCTGCACCGCTCGACCCGCAAACTCTCCACCGCGACCGTCTCGACGAGCACCCCTTCGAACGCATCAACCGGCCCCAGAGCCTCGCGGCACTCCTCGGCCCGAACCCGCAGCGCCTCGGTCTCGCGCTCAAAAAGCACCACCCCGACCCCGGCCAGCCCATGAACCAGGCTGTTCCGCCGAGACTTCGCCTTCCCCTCGGCCGTCCTGGGCCCGGTGCTGAGCGCGGCATTGCGGCGATTGGCGTCGATGCGCCTCTGGCTGGTGGCAGTCGTACCCATGGGGCTGCGTCGCTTCCTTGGGAGGTGCTCATTCGAGCGAGATCAACACCGGCGGCGGTGTGGCCGGGGACACGCACCATCGCGCCATCACCCAACCTGATCTCATCGTATCCCCGCATCCAGGCGGTCGTCCACGCTAAATAAGGAAAATGGGCGAGATTTTCCGAGGAGGCAAGTTGGCCAGATCAGGCCGGATGACGGGCAGGGAGAACGGATCGAAACGCAGGCCGATTCTTCCTTGTCCTTGTCCTTGTCCTTGTCCTTGTCCTTGTCCTTGTCCTTGTCCTTGTCCTTGTCCTTGTCCTTGTCCTTGTCCTTGTCCTTGTCCTTGTCCTTGTCCTTGTCCTTGTCCTTGTCCTTGTCCTTGTCCTTGTCCTTGTCCTTGTCCTTGTCCTTGTCCTTGTCCTTGTCCTTGTCCTTGTCCTTGTCCTTGTCCTGAACCAAGAATGTTGGCCCATATCTGATGAGCTTCGTACAGCGGAGAGGAATGTCGGGGGCTCATGCGAACTCGAGACAGTCCGGAGCAGTTCGCCAAGTTTTACGCGAAATCCAAGGCGACCGCGAAGCCGGAGCGGGGGGAAAGTAGAATCTCCGTTTCCCGAGTGCGACCATTTTTTCTGTGCAAGTGGACCAGATCTGCTTGTAGGAAATTAACCACAAGTTGAAGACTTTTCGGAAACCGGCTTGACGTCACGTTAAAGTGAGGCTTTAATGATGACGGACAGTCCGAGCCTCCTAAGCACGTGCTTGCATGTTGCCCTATGGGCCTGAAACGGTCTGCTTCCCGACGGCCATTTCTCGAAAGAGGAAGGCACGAGGGCGATCAGATCGAAGTTAGACGCGGGGTGGGGGTAGGTGGGCGGTCATCGGGCCGCGCGTTCCTCATTTTCCTAGGCGGGTGTCTGCGAGACGGGCGTTCCAGTCGCGTCGCAGGCACTGTGGTTGGGGTCAACGTTTGGCCCCGTCGCAGCCCCTAGGAGGTATGTTCCATGAGAGTTCATGGTTCCGGATTGTCCCCCGGCCGCACGAGTTCCAGGGAGAGCGATAGGAATCGACGGATCGAAGTGATCATCGATTTCTGGAACAAACTCCGGACGAATGAGCAGTTGGGTGCGACCACATGGAGCGTGCTAGAGCCCCTGGAGCGAATCGTGACAGACGCCTTTTCCACATCGCCGAAAAACCTGAATAAGGCCGATGCGGCGACGGCTGAGGCGTTTTCTCACATTCTCGGCTTCACGGAACTCTAGCACGCTCCAACCAAATCACGGGCACAGGCATGGCGATCCCGCTGGGAAAGACTGCCCGCAATCTGCGGGAGACGGTCGGCCTCACTCAGAGGGCGATGGCGGAAGAATTGGGGATTTCCGCGGTCCACCTCTGCAACATTGAGAAGAACAAATCGGTGCCGTCCCAGGACATCTTGGATCGGTACCGTGCGTTGTGGGGGGTCGACCTCTACGTCCTAGCCTGGTGCCTGCACGGTGACATCGGCAGCCTCCCCGAGTCGCTGCGAGCCGCGGCAGCGGCGATCGCGGAGGGGTGGCAGAAGGAACTGGGCGTCAAGCTGAAGAAGATCCGTGCGGGGCCCGATTAGCGATGCTCAACGTCCGATCCCTGCGATGCCTGGCGACGATCATGGGGGTTTCGGTCGGGGCCTTGCACAGGGGGGTGTCTGGGGCCGAGCAGGATCACCGCGAGTTGCTGCTGATCGACCCGCGGAAGCCAGACAAGGTCCGGGTCGTCCTGGACGTCTTCGGGCTGCGGAAGCAGCTCCTCGGTTCCTTGTATAAGAGACTATTCCTCAAAAGACTCACCCCTTCGGTGTTCAGCCACGGAGGGGTGCGAGGCCGGTCGATCGTCAGCAACGCGAACGCGCACCGGGCGTCCGTTCACGTCTATAAAGCGGATATTTCCGACTTCTTCCCCACGATTCATCGCCAGAAGGTCTACGACACGATCGTTGGGAAATTCGGATGCTCACCTGACGTCGCCAGCATCTGCACCCGGCTCTGCACGCACAATCATCACCTCGCCCTCGGCCTGACGACGAGCCCGATACTCGCGGATCAGATCATGAGCAGGGTCGACGAACGGATCGGTGCGGCGTGCAAGAAGGAGGGGCTCGTGTACACCAGGTTCGTCGACGATATGACGATCAGCGGAAGTTTCGATCTCGAGCAGAGCGGATTCATCAATCTGATCGCGAAAATTGTCAAGCAGGATGGCTTCGAGATCAATGCGTCGAAGAATACATTCGGCAGGCTCTCCGACGGCCTGTCCATA
It encodes:
- a CDS encoding type III polyketide synthase translates to MKAALLGVGTAVPALRISRSESVDAAGTLCAETDDHAGLLESLYRQAGVQSRHIVFSREEFRRVVYDEGDFQSAFSSKGKGDLGPSTSERMTRYERESVPLALEASRAAVAEAGIDVGSITHVVTVSCTGMSAPGMDIALIKGLGLQATVERTHVGFMGCHGALNGLRVARGLIAAEPNARVLLCAVELCSLHYSYGWNPKKVVGNALFADGAAALVLGAESEKRGDGWRLAANGACLFPDSEKAMAWNVRDHGFDMILSSRVPGLIAEHLRPWLVRWLAGHGLRIEDVASWAVHPGGPRVLTCVEEALGLPEGATEVSRSILESHGNMSSTTVIFIIQELMRRGAGLPCVSLGFGPGLAAEAALFA
- a CDS encoding reverse transcriptase family protein encodes the protein MLLIDPRKPDKVRVVLDVFGLRKQLLGSLYKRLFLKRLTPSVFSHGGVRGRSIVSNANAHRASVHVYKADISDFFPTIHRQKVYDTIVGKFGCSPDVASICTRLCTHNHHLALGLTTSPILADQIMSRVDERIGAACKKEGLVYTRFVDDMTISGSFDLEQSGFINLIAKIVKQDGFEINASKNTFGRLSDGLSITSLRIRKGRLDVRSEYCDEVERQIRDARSLIDTTENFEGPYFTPTQIFGRVQFVSTINRGRGYRLLRQYRSVDWSRVVEAAALAGLVVCRIHLVPRNSGSQPIPPGENLPEIQEKLQKEFDG
- a CDS encoding DUF4349 domain-containing protein gives rise to the protein MATQWARYLAACVVTILGGCSEVQYESSSAKIAFSPRSPAPVQAERAATPAADATTASPMTPGGEVPPAMPRKIIYNGYIDLVVDDLGGVESKLMALLKGRNGYVSETNVSGSPGSQRSGAWKVRVPAEHFTELMATIAGLGELRSTRTDSQDVSEEFYDIEARIAVKKQEEKRLLKILDEAAGKLKDILEVEKELSRVRSEIEQMEGRLRWLSHNSSLSTISLTVTEIKDYEPPVAPTYAQQVTRRFQASMTSVGEFLLQASLFVVGIVPWLVVIIPAGVLALLAFRRFRARVALRAPHPLQS
- a CDS encoding helix-turn-helix transcriptional regulator, translated to MAIPLGKTARNLRETVGLTQRAMAEELGISAVHLCNIEKNKSVPSQDILDRYRALWGVDLYVLAWCLHGDIGSLPESLRAAAAAIAEGWQKELGVKLKKIRAGPD